A window of the Eretmochelys imbricata isolate rEreImb1 chromosome 7, rEreImb1.hap1, whole genome shotgun sequence genome harbors these coding sequences:
- the SLC18A3 gene encoding vesicular acetylcholine transporter produces the protein MATEGGAGLAKSAVEKLSYAMGEKTKQLGTAMQDVHRQRRLILVIVCVALFLDNMLYMVIVPIMPSYLTKWEARESNASGANASWAKSVLGPGYPPENEDIKIGLLFASKAILQLLVNPLSGTFIDRVGYDIPLLIGLTVMFLSTIIFALAENYATLFAARSLQGLGSAFADTSGIAMIADKYTEESERSRALGIALAFISFGSLVAPPFGGILHQFAGRRVPFLVLACVCLLDCLLLLTVIKPFGSRARENMPVGTPIQRLMIDPYIAVVAGALTTCNIPLAFLEPTIATWMKKTMGASEWEMGVTWLPAFFPHVLGVYITVKLAAKYPHLQWFYGALGMVIIGASSCTVPACRNFGQLIVPLCGICFGIALVDTALLPTLAFLVDVRHVSVYGSVYAIADISYSLAYALGPIVASQIVHSLGFVQLNLGMGLANVLYAPVLLFLRNVCQMKASHSERNILLEEGPKGLYDTIKMEERKGKGKTPHPTGGMQGNSVDSYHRDLTGASEEDSSDYEYS, from the coding sequence ATGGCGACCGAGGGGGGAGCCGGGCTGGCCAAGTCCGCCGTGGAGAAGCTGTCCTATGCCATGGGCGAGAAGACCAAGCAGCTGGGCACGGCCATGCAGGACGTGCACCGGCAGCGGCGGCTGATCCTGGTCATCGTGTGCGTGGCCCTCTTCCTGGATAACATGCTCTACATGGTGATCGTGCCCATCATGCCGAGCTACCTCACCAAGTGGGAGGCCCGGGAGAGCAACGCCAGCGGGGCCAACGCCAGCTGGGCCAAGTCCGTGCTGGGGCCCGGGTACCCCCCGGAGAATGAGGACATCAAGATCGGGCTGCTGTTCGCTTCCaaggccatcctgcagctgctgGTGAACCCGCTGAGCGGCACCTTCATCGACCGCGTGGGCTACGACATCCCGCTGCTGATCGGCCTCACCGTCATGTTCCTCTCCACCATCATCTTCGCCCTGGCCGAGAACTACGCCACCCTCTTCGCCGCCCGCAGCCTGCAGGGGCTGGGCTCCGCCTTCGCCGACACCTCCGGCATCGCCATGATCGCCGACAAGTACACCGAGGAGTCGGAGCGCAGCCGGGCCCTGGGCATCGCCCTGGCCTTCATCTCCTTCGGCAGCCTGGTGGCGCCCCCTTTCGGCGGCATCCTCCACCAGTTCGCCGGCAGGCGGGTGCCCTTCCTGGTGCTGGCCTGCGTCTGCCTGTTGGActgcctgctgctgctcaccGTCATCAAGCCCTTCGGCAGCCGGGCTCGGGAGAACATGCCCGTGGGCACCCCCATCCAGAGGCTCATGATCGACCCCTACATCGCCGTGGTGGCCGGCGCCCTCACCACGTGCAACATCCCCTTGGCCTTCCTCGAACCCACCATCGCCACGTGGATGAAAAAGACCATGGGCGCCTCGGAGTGGGAGATGGGGGTCACGTGGCTCCCCGCCTTCTTCCCCCATGTGCTGGGCGTCTACATCACCGTCAAACTGGCCGCCAAGTACCCGCACCTGCAGTGGTTCTATGGGGCCCTGGGCATGGTCATCATCGGGGCCAGCTCGTGCACAGTGCCCGCCTGCCGGAACTTCGGGCAGCTCATCGTCCCGCTCTGCGGCATTTGCTTCGGGATCGCCCTGGTGGACACGGCCCTGCTGCCCACGCTTGCCTTCCTCGTGGACGTGCGCCACGTCTCCGTCTACGGCAGCGTCTATGCCATAGCGGATATCTCCTACTCCCTGGCGTATGCCCTGGGGCCCATAGTCGCCAGCCAGATCGTGCACTCGCTAGGTTTCGTGCAGCTGAACCTGGGCATGGGGCTTGCCAACGTGCTTTACGCCCCGGTCCTCCTGTTCCTCAGAAACGTCTGCCAAATGAAAGCCTCTCACTCCGAGAGGAACATCCTGCTGGAGGAAGGACCCAAAGGACTCTATGACACCATCAAAATGGAGGAGCGCAAAGGCAAGGGGAAAACCCCCCATCCAACAGGGGGGATGCAAGGAAACAGCGTGGACTCTTACCACAGAGACCTGACAGGGGCCTCGGAGGAGGACTCTTCAGACTATGAATACAGTTAG